One Hypanus sabinus isolate sHypSab1 chromosome 4, sHypSab1.hap1, whole genome shotgun sequence genomic region harbors:
- the LOC132392401 gene encoding claudin-14-like yields the protein MANMGIQITGFCLGLLSLFGTLIATILPHWCRTAHVGTDIITAMEFMKGLWMECVWQSTGIYQCQVHRSQLALPPDLQAARVLMVFSCLFSTLATCVSVVGMKCTVCFKETSSKDHIAMSGGAFYILAGIMCLIPVAWSTNDLIRDFYNPVLPAGTKYEMGEALYIGFVSTGMALVGGSLLCLPCPQQGNERPYQPQALSIQAASQLPSIYRSNYFMSQASASHSDYRLHDYV from the coding sequence ATGGCCAACATGGGAATTCAGATTACTGGATTTTGTCTCGGCCTCCTCAGTCTGTTTGGAACTTTAATTGCCACCATTTTACCTCACTGGTGTAGAACGGCACATGTGGGTACCGACATTATCACTGCCATGGAGTTCATGAAAGGACTTTGGATGGAATGTGTCTGGCAAAGTACCGGCATCTACCAGTGCCAAGTCCATCGCTCACAATTGGCTTTGCCCCCAGACCTCCAGGCCGCTCGTGTCTTGATGGTATTTTCCTGCTTGTTTTCTACGCTGGCCACTTGCGTTTCTGTAGTGGGTATGAAATGCACTGTGTGCTTCAAGGAAACCTCATCCAAGGATCATATTGCCATGTCAGGAGGGGCATTTTACATCCTTGCTGGCATCATGTGCCTCATTCCAGTTGCTTGGTCAACAAATGACCTAATCCGTGATTTCTACAACCCAGTGTTACCAGCTGGAACCAAATATGAAATGGGGGAAGCTCTCTATATTGGCTTTGTGTCAACTGGTATGGCTCTCGTTGGAGGAtctctcctgtgtcttccttGCCCTCAGCAAGGGAACGAAAGACCCTATCAACCACAAGCTTTATCAATACAAGCTGCATCTCAGCTGCCTTCTATTTATAGGAGCAACTACTTCATGTCACAAGCATCTGCCTCTCATAGTGACTACCGTTTACATGACTATGTGTGA